The Thamnophis elegans isolate rThaEle1 chromosome Z, rThaEle1.pri, whole genome shotgun sequence genome contains a region encoding:
- the LOC116521297 gene encoding olfactory receptor 6B1-like: protein MEHECNTTEILLRNINNSKNHLTFHQQGRNQSTPIEFILLGFGNRLELRIILFLLFLPVYTFSIAGNLLIVSVVVTDQHLHTPMYFFLLNLSCLEIYYISTILPKMLASFVTGDQSIPIYGCIVQYFFFGVLVATECYLLAMMSYDRYLAICRPLHYTTLMNGRLCLQLVLASWMSGLLTNTIITSLLLKLTFCGPNEIDHFFCDIYPVANISCSDTHLVKLATSILCIIGAGIPFLLTVVSYICILHTVLQIKSKIAQQKAFSTCSSHLIVVTIFYGSVFLVYVVPETETLKELHKIFSIFYTVLTPMLNPLIYSLRNREVKEALFKAIRKYSNKIS, encoded by the exons ATGGAACATGAATGTAACACTACGGAGATCTTACTAAGGAATATAAACAATTCAAAG AATCATTTGACTTTCCACCAGCAGGGAAGAAACCAGTCAACTCCTATTGAATTTATCCTTCTGGGATTTGGCAATCGCCTTGAACTAAGAATAATCCTCTTCCTATTATTTCTTCCTGTTTATACTTTCTCCATTGCTGGTAATCTCTTAATTGTTTCAGTGGTTGTGACTGACCAGCATCTTCATACCCCCATGTATTTCTTCCTTCTTAATTTGTCTTGTTTGGAAATCTATTATATTTCTACCATTCTACCCAAAATGCTGGCTAGTTTTGTAACTGGAGATCAATCTATACCTATCTATGGATGCATTGTACAATATTTCTTCTTTGGGGTTCTGGTAGCCACTGAATGCTACCTTTTAGCAATGATGTCTTATGATAGATATTTAGCAATATGCAGACCACTGCATTACACCACACTCATGAATGGTAGACTCTGTCTCCAACTGGTTCTTGCATCTTGGATGAGTGGCCTCTTGACCAACACTATCATAACCTCCTTACTGCTGAAGCTTACCTTCTGTGGACCCAATGAAATTGATCATTTCTTTTGTGATATATATCCAGTAGCAAACATTTCATGCAGTGATACACACCTAGTAAAGCTTGCTACCTCTATTTTATGCATAATTGGAGCAGGGATCCCTTTTCTCTTAACAGTGGTCTCATACATCTGTATTCTTCATACTGTATTACAAATTAAATCTAAAATTGCCCAACAGAAGGCCTTTTCCACATGTTCATCCCACCTCATTGTAGTGACAATTTTCTATGGCTCAGTATTCCTTGTCTACGTAGTTCCAGAAACTGAAACACTAAAAGAGCTACATAaaatcttttctatattctatactgTCTTAACTCCTATGCTCAACCCTCTTATCTATAGTTTGAGAAACAGAGAGGTGAAGGAAGCTCTCTTCAAAGCCATCAGGAAATATAGCAACAAAATTTCATAA
- the LOC116521298 gene encoding olfactory receptor 10A7-like, with product MFRMELCKPTKTPIGQESSHDAVKSPVFDKDPEELQRLIKELHKAGESIGLKINLKKSQNYSTFHQQEQNQSTTTEFILLGFGNLLELRIILFILFLPVYTLSIAGNLLIVSLVVTDQHLHTSMYFFLVNLSCLETCYISTILPRMLASFISGDQSISVYGCIIQYYFFGFFAATECYLLAMMSYDRYVAICKPLHYTILMNGRLCLQLALTSWMSGLLTNTIITSFLLELTFCGPNEVDHFFCDIYPVANISCSNTHLVKLATFILGIMGTGPPFLITVASYICILHNVLQINSKTAQQKAFSTCSSHLIVVTLFYGSIFLVYIVPEMETLKELHKIFSIFYTVLTPMLNPLIYSLRNREVKEALFRVIRKCGNKIS from the exons ATGTTtaggatggaactgtgtaaaccaACTAAAACTCCAATAGGTCAGGAATCTAGCCATGATGCTGTaaaaagccctgtgtttgataaag ACCCAGAAGAGCTACAAAGACTTATAAAAGAGTTGCACAAAGCAGGAGAATCAattggcttaaaaataaacctgaagaAGAGCCAG aatTACTCTACTTTTCACCAACAAGAACAAAATCAATCAACTACTACAGAATTTATCCTTCTGGGATTTGGCAATCTCCTTGAACTGCGAATAATCCTCTTCATATTATTTCTTCCTGTTTATACTTTATCCATTGCTGGAAATCTTCTAATTGTTTCACTGGTTGTGACTGACCAGCATCTTCATACCTCCATGTATTTCTTCCTTGTTAATTTGTCTTGCTTAGAGACCTGTTACATTTCAACTATCCTGCCCAGGATGCTAGCTAGTTTTATAAGTGGAGATCAATCTATATCAGTGTATGGATGCATcatacaatactatttttttgGATTTTTTGCAGCCACTGAATGCTACCTTTTAGCAATGATGTCTTATGATAGATATGTGGCAATATGTAAACCACTACATTACACCATTCTCATGAATGGTAGGCTCTGCCTCCAACTGGCCCTCACATCTTGGATGAGTGGCCTCTTGACCAACACTATCATAACCTCTTTTCTGCTGGAACTTACCTTCTGTGGACCCAATGAAGTTGATCATTTTTTTTGTGATATATATCCAGTAGCAAACATTTCATGTAGCAATACACACTTAGTAAAGCTTGCTACATTTATTTTAGGCATTATGGGGACAGGGCCACCCTTTCTCATAACAGTGGCCTCATATATCTGTATTCTTCATAATGTCTTGCAAATCAATTCTAAAACAGCTCAACAGAAAGCCTTTTCCACATGTTCATCCCATCTGATTGTAGTGACACTTTTCTATGGGTCAATATTTCTTGTCTATATAGTTCCAGAAATGGAAACATTAAAAGAGCTACACAaaatcttttctatattctatactgTCCTGACTCCCATGCTCAACCCTCTTATCTATAGCTTGAGAAACAGAGAAGTGAAGGAAGCCCTCTTCAGAGTAATTAGAAAATGTGGCAACAAAATTTCATAA